Genomic segment of Caproiciproducens sp. NJN-50:
TCGCTCCTTTCCAAAATTAAGGCAGAACGACCTGCATGAGATAGTGGAAGATCACCAGGATGGCCGCTACCACGCCCACGGAAATAAAAACCTTATGAAGCGGTTTTCTGCGGTCGAGCAGGTACATCGTGCCGAAAAGAAAGACCAAAGAGGTCACGGTAAAATGCGCAAACGGCAGCAGCACCCCATAGGCCAGAACCATAGCCAGCAGGACGATCACGTCTCTGGAAACCACATGCCTGACGGCCTCTTTCAATCCCCGCTCCCTGAATTTATCCCGGAACAGGATTCCGCACGTCACCAGGATAATCAGGAAGAATATCGCCAAAATGA
This window contains:
- a CDS encoding tripartite tricarboxylate transporter TctB family protein, which codes for MENKEIEAEAAEREKDSAAVKPGDEGTPKHAPGEIWLLGLMFLITLALFADSLKLEGIFTGLTNPNSLPQLFILAIFFLIILVTCGILFRDKFRERGLKEAVRHVVSRDVIVLLAMVLAYGVLLPFAHFTVTSLVFLFGTMYLLDRRKPLHKVFISVGVVAAILVIFHYLMQVVLP